A region from the Bacillus sp. BGMRC 2118 genome encodes:
- the rbfA gene encoding 30S ribosome-binding factor RbfA codes for MSLRATRVGEQMKKELGEIIGRKIKDPRIGFVTVTDVEVTGDLQQAKVFISVLGDEEQRQNTLKGLAKAKGFIRSEIGQRIRLRKTPEITFEFDESVDYGNRIESLLAELNKSSHRDEI; via the coding sequence ATGAGTTTACGTGCAACTCGAGTAGGGGAGCAAATGAAAAAAGAGCTTGGTGAAATCATCGGTAGAAAAATTAAAGACCCACGTATAGGGTTTGTTACAGTTACCGATGTAGAAGTAACCGGTGATCTTCAACAAGCGAAGGTATTTATTTCAGTATTAGGTGATGAAGAGCAAAGACAAAATACGTTAAAAGGCTTAGCAAAAGCTAAAGGCTTTATACGTTCTGAAATCGGTCAACGTATCAGATTACGTAAAACACCAGAAATTACATTTGAGTTTGACGAGTCTGTTGACTATGGTAACCGAATTGAATCACTTTTAGCGGAATTAAATAAATCTTCACATCGTGATGAAATTTAA
- the nusA gene encoding transcription termination/antitermination protein NusA — MSSELLDALVILEKEKGISKDVLLDAIEAALISAYKRNFNQAQNVRVDVNLERGTMLVFARKDVVDEVFDPRLEISLEQARLINPNYVVGDVLEIEVTPKDFGRIAAQTAKQVVTQRVREAERGVIYTEFIDREEDIMTGIVQRQDARFIYVNLGKIEALLPAAEQMPNETYKPHDRIKVFITKVEKTTKGPQIFVSRTHPGLLKRLFELEVPEIYDGTVEIKSVAREAGDRSKISVHSDNADLDPVGSCVGPKGQRVQAIVNELKGEKIDIVKWSKDPIEFVANALSPSQVEEVIVNEEEKATTVIVPDNQLSLAIGKRGQNARLAAKLTGWKIDIKSHSDAENIGIIGSGNRLIADNDGFALEIE; from the coding sequence ATGAGCAGTGAACTTTTAGATGCCCTTGTTATCCTTGAGAAAGAAAAGGGCATTAGCAAGGATGTTTTACTTGATGCGATTGAAGCAGCTTTAATATCTGCTTATAAGCGTAATTTTAATCAAGCACAAAATGTTAGAGTAGACGTTAATTTAGAACGAGGAACAATGTTAGTATTCGCTCGAAAAGACGTTGTAGACGAAGTATTCGATCCACGATTAGAAATATCTTTGGAACAAGCTAGACTAATTAATCCTAACTATGTAGTTGGAGATGTTCTGGAGATTGAAGTAACACCGAAGGATTTTGGGAGAATTGCAGCTCAAACAGCTAAACAAGTGGTCACACAACGAGTTCGTGAGGCTGAAAGAGGCGTAATTTACACTGAATTTATCGATCGTGAAGAAGATATCATGACTGGTATTGTACAACGTCAAGATGCAAGGTTTATATATGTAAATTTAGGGAAAATAGAAGCGTTGCTTCCTGCTGCTGAACAGATGCCTAATGAGACATATAAGCCTCATGACCGTATTAAGGTGTTCATTACAAAGGTTGAAAAGACAACAAAAGGTCCTCAAATTTTCGTGTCTCGTACACATCCTGGACTATTAAAGCGACTATTTGAATTAGAAGTACCTGAAATTTATGACGGAACAGTTGAAATTAAATCTGTTGCACGTGAAGCGGGAGACCGCTCTAAGATTTCTGTACACTCTGATAACGCAGATTTAGACCCGGTAGGTTCTTGTGTTGGTCCAAAAGGTCAACGTGTTCAAGCAATTGTAAATGAATTAAAAGGTGAAAAAATTGACATCGTAAAATGGTCAAAAGACCCTATTGAATTCGTTGCGAATGCGCTAAGCCCTTCACAAGTTGAAGAAGTTATTGTCAATGAAGAAGAAAAAGCAACAACTGTGATTGTTCCAGATAACCAATTGTCATTAGCAATTGGAAAGAGAGGACAAAATGCGAGACTTGCTGCGAAACTTACGGGTTGGAAAATTGATATAAAAAGTCATTCAGACGCAGAGAATATAGGAATCATTGGTTCTGGTAACCGACTCATTGCAGATAATGACGGATTTGCCCTAGAGATTGAATAA
- a CDS encoding DUF503 family protein — translation MIGFVQCDCMIYNAFSLKDKRAVLQRVMTRLKQKYNVSVSEMDFQDVWQRTSIGIVAITSSKKSTERELQNALKLLDSFPEIERAQTSFEWY, via the coding sequence ATGATTGGTTTTGTCCAATGTGACTGCATGATATATAATGCTTTTTCTTTAAAAGATAAGCGTGCTGTCTTGCAGCGGGTTATGACAAGGCTAAAACAAAAATACAACGTATCCGTTTCAGAAATGGATTTTCAAGATGTATGGCAACGTACCAGCATTGGAATCGTAGCGATCACATCTTCAAAAAAGTCAACTGAAAGAGAGCTGCAAAATGCCCTGAAGTTGCTTGACTCCTTTCCTGAGATTGAAAGAGCACAAACAAGCTTTGAATGGTACTAG
- the rimP gene encoding ribosome maturation factor RimP encodes MSKKVTEIVEGLVTPILDDLQLELVDIEYVKEGKDWFLRVFIDSETGIDIEQCGTVSNMLSEKLDELDPIDHLYFLEVSSPGAERPLKKSQDFEKAIGKQVYVKTYEPIDGEKQFEGELTAFDGESVTITYLIKTRKKVVTIPYQKVASARLAVTF; translated from the coding sequence ATGAGTAAAAAAGTGACGGAAATAGTTGAAGGGCTCGTAACTCCAATTTTAGACGACCTTCAATTAGAACTTGTGGATATCGAATACGTAAAAGAGGGTAAAGACTGGTTTTTACGTGTGTTTATCGACTCTGAAACTGGTATTGATATAGAGCAATGTGGAACAGTGAGCAACATGTTGAGTGAAAAGCTTGATGAACTGGACCCGATTGATCACTTATACTTTCTTGAAGTTTCTTCACCAGGAGCTGAACGTCCTTTAAAGAAGTCACAGGATTTTGAAAAAGCGATTGGAAAACAAGTCTATGTTAAGACATATGAACCAATTGATGGTGAAAAACAATTTGAAGGTGAGTTAACAGCTTTTGATGGTGAATCTGTAACCATTACTTATTTAATTAAAACAAGAAAAAAGGTTGTTACCATACCTTATCAAAAGGTTGCTAGTGCAAGACTTGCAGTAACCTTCTAA
- a CDS encoding YlxQ family RNA-binding protein has translation MNQHPWKSLLGLAARARKIISGEELVVKEIQRKSAKLVLLSKDASKNTEKKIKDKCSYYQVPIRYVENRTELGQAIGKEERVVIGILDDGFAKKLNTLLEE, from the coding sequence ATGAACCAACATCCATGGAAATCTCTTTTAGGGTTAGCAGCTCGAGCAAGGAAGATTATTTCTGGTGAGGAATTAGTTGTAAAAGAGATTCAACGTAAATCAGCAAAACTGGTTTTACTTTCTAAAGATGCCTCAAAAAACACAGAAAAGAAAATAAAAGATAAATGCTCTTACTATCAAGTACCAATTCGTTATGTTGAAAACCGTACAGAGCTTGGACAGGCGATTGGAAAAGAAGAGAGAGTTGTGATCGGTATTCTAGATGATGGATTTGCGAAGAAGCTAAACACATTGCTCGAGGAATAA
- a CDS encoding YlxR family protein, translating into MSTRKVPLRKCVASQEMKPKKELIRVVRSKEGEVSVDLTGKKSGRGAYLSKDKEVILQAKKKNSLANHLNAQIDDSLYDELISLIEKENQS; encoded by the coding sequence TTGAGTACTCGTAAAGTTCCGTTAAGGAAGTGTGTAGCTAGTCAGGAAATGAAGCCGAAAAAAGAACTAATTCGTGTTGTCAGATCGAAAGAGGGAGAGGTTTCTGTCGATCTAACGGGTAAGAAGTCTGGACGTGGCGCTTACTTAAGTAAAGATAAAGAGGTCATATTACAAGCAAAAAAGAAAAATAGTTTAGCTAATCATTTGAACGCACAAATTGATGATTCTTTATACGACGAACTGATCTCCCTTATTGAAAAGGAGAATCAATCATAA
- a CDS encoding PolC-type DNA polymerase III, translating to MERGDLSVIELSHEQKERFTILLQQLDMTTDISEYFQGAGIEKLQVTTQAKRWHFYFVWQKVVPAPIFEIFANKLNESFSHLATVSFSVKTIDKNVLENDVIEYWPICIKQLDSISPLFLPLMQEQRPTITGTKLTIKTRNDAEAISIKKKYGQAIPIQYEHMGFSPMQLDTIVEHSTEEFEKFVEQKEQEDRTRVLEAMIEMQKKDKEAPPEQSGPLTIGYTIKEEPVTIHSIQEEERRVVVQGYVFDAETKELRSGRHLLTFKITDYTSSILVKMFSRDKEDIPVFQRIKKGMWLKVRGGIQNDTFVRDLVMMANDIQEIFPPERQDTAPEGEKRVELHAHSPMSQMDAVTPVSKLIEQAKKWGHPAIALTDHAVAQSFPEAYSSAKKNGIKMIYGLEANLVDDGVPIAYNEQHRLLATDTYVVFDVETTGLSAVYDTIIELAAVKVKEGQIIDRFESFANPHHRLSATTIDLTGITDDMVRDAPEVGEVIEKFRAWMGDSILVAHNASFDMGFLNVGFKKLGYEKAANPVIDTLELGRFLFPELKNHRLNTLCKKFDIELTQHHRAIYDAEATGYLLMKMLKDALEKEIEYHDQLNENMGQGNAYQRARPYHMTILAVDDVGLKNLFKLISMSHLDYFYRVPRIPRSKLAKFREGLLIGSACSKGEVFEGMMQKSPEEVEEIAHFYDYLEVQPPEVYAPLIEAELVRDQKALQDIISNIVKLGDKLGKPVVATGNVHYLEPNDHIYRKILIGSQGGANPLNRHSLPKVHFRTTNEMLEAFAFLGEEKAKEIVVTNTNKVADMIGDVKPIKDDLYAPKIEGADEEVRSMSYDKARSIYGEQLPKIVEDRIEKELKSIIGHGFAVIYLISSKLVKKSLNDGYLVGSRGSVGSSLVATMTDITEVNPLPPHYVCPKCQHSHFFDDGSVGSGFDLPDKDCPECGARYKKDGHDIPFETFLGFKGDKVPDIDLNFSGEYQPKAHNYTKVLFGEDNVYRAGTIGTVAEKTAYGYVKGYAGDHNLTIRGAEIDRLVAGCTGVKRTTGQHPGGIIVVPDYMDVFDFTPIQFPADDKTSEWKTTHFDFHSIHDNLLKLDILGHDDPTVIRMLQDLSGIDPKTIPTDDPEVMQIFANTSSLGVTEEQIMCKTGTLGIPEFGTRFVRQMLEDTKPTTFSELVQISGLSHGTDVWLGNASELIANGTCTLSEVIGCRDDIMVYLIYKGLEPSLAFKIMENVRKGKGLPDEWIEEMKSNNVPDWYIDSCLKIKYMFPKAHAAAYVLMAVRIAYFKVHHPILYYAAYFTVRADDFDVEAMVRGSTALKSKIEEINAKGLDASTKEKNLLTVLEIALEMCERGYSFQKVDLYRSSATDFIVEGNTLIPPFNAIPGLGTNAALNIVKARERGEFLSKEDLQQRSKISKTILEYLDSQGCLESLPEQNQLSLF from the coding sequence ATGGAGAGAGGAGATCTATCCGTGATAGAGCTATCGCATGAACAAAAAGAAAGATTTACGATTCTACTTCAACAATTGGATATGACAACTGATATAAGTGAATATTTTCAGGGTGCAGGAATTGAAAAATTACAAGTGACAACTCAAGCAAAGAGATGGCATTTTTATTTTGTATGGCAAAAAGTAGTACCGGCACCAATTTTTGAAATCTTTGCTAATAAACTTAATGAATCGTTTTCCCATCTAGCTACAGTGAGTTTTTCTGTGAAAACAATAGACAAAAACGTGCTGGAGAATGATGTAATTGAATATTGGCCAATTTGTATTAAACAATTGGATTCAATATCACCCCTGTTCTTACCACTGATGCAGGAACAACGCCCGACTATAACCGGTACGAAGCTAACGATAAAAACTCGTAATGACGCAGAAGCCATTTCAATAAAAAAGAAATATGGACAAGCTATACCCATTCAATATGAGCATATGGGTTTCTCACCTATGCAACTGGATACAATTGTCGAGCACTCTACAGAAGAGTTTGAGAAGTTCGTAGAGCAAAAAGAACAGGAAGATCGAACGAGAGTACTAGAAGCAATGATTGAAATGCAAAAGAAGGATAAAGAAGCCCCTCCTGAGCAAAGTGGTCCTTTAACAATCGGATATACAATTAAAGAAGAACCAGTCACCATTCATTCAATTCAAGAAGAAGAACGAAGAGTAGTTGTACAAGGGTATGTTTTCGATGCAGAGACGAAGGAACTTAGAAGTGGAAGACATTTATTAACATTTAAAATTACAGATTACACTAGTTCAATCCTTGTAAAAATGTTTTCTCGAGACAAGGAAGACATTCCTGTTTTTCAGCGTATTAAAAAGGGAATGTGGCTTAAGGTACGTGGAGGAATCCAAAATGATACATTTGTCCGTGATTTAGTCATGATGGCAAATGATATTCAAGAAATTTTCCCACCAGAAAGGCAGGATACTGCACCAGAAGGAGAAAAACGAGTTGAATTACATGCTCACTCTCCGATGAGTCAAATGGATGCTGTTACTCCTGTAAGTAAATTGATTGAGCAGGCAAAGAAATGGGGCCATCCCGCCATCGCACTTACAGATCATGCCGTAGCTCAATCCTTTCCAGAGGCTTACTCCAGTGCCAAGAAAAATGGAATTAAGATGATTTATGGACTAGAAGCAAATCTTGTAGATGACGGTGTGCCGATCGCCTATAATGAACAGCATCGCTTGCTTGCTACAGATACGTATGTAGTGTTTGACGTGGAAACGACCGGATTATCTGCTGTTTATGATACGATCATTGAACTTGCTGCAGTTAAGGTGAAGGAAGGACAAATTATTGATCGTTTCGAATCATTTGCAAATCCTCATCACCGATTGTCAGCGACGACTATTGATTTAACAGGTATAACGGATGATATGGTTCGAGATGCACCAGAAGTAGGGGAAGTCATCGAGAAGTTTAGGGCATGGATGGGTGACTCTATATTAGTTGCACATAATGCTAGTTTTGATATGGGCTTCCTTAATGTTGGGTTTAAGAAGTTAGGATACGAAAAAGCGGCTAATCCAGTTATAGATACGCTTGAATTAGGACGATTTTTATTTCCAGAACTAAAAAATCATCGATTGAATACGTTGTGTAAAAAGTTTGATATTGAATTAACGCAACATCATAGAGCGATTTATGATGCCGAGGCAACTGGTTATCTATTAATGAAGATGTTGAAAGATGCACTTGAAAAAGAGATCGAATATCACGACCAATTAAATGAAAATATGGGTCAAGGTAATGCCTATCAGCGCGCTCGTCCATATCATATGACAATACTTGCTGTTGACGATGTAGGACTTAAGAATTTGTTTAAATTAATATCCATGTCCCATCTGGACTACTTCTACCGAGTACCAAGAATTCCACGCTCTAAGCTTGCCAAATTCCGTGAGGGACTTTTAATCGGTTCCGCATGTAGTAAGGGTGAAGTGTTCGAAGGGATGATGCAAAAATCACCAGAGGAAGTCGAAGAAATTGCACATTTTTATGATTACCTAGAAGTACAACCACCTGAGGTATATGCGCCACTTATAGAAGCGGAATTAGTTAGAGACCAAAAGGCATTGCAAGATATTATCTCTAACATCGTCAAGCTGGGTGATAAATTAGGTAAACCCGTAGTTGCTACAGGGAATGTTCATTACTTAGAACCGAATGATCATATTTACCGAAAAATCTTAATTGGTTCACAAGGGGGAGCGAACCCTTTAAATAGACATTCGTTACCTAAAGTTCATTTTAGAACCACGAATGAAATGCTAGAAGCCTTTGCCTTTCTTGGTGAAGAAAAAGCAAAGGAAATTGTTGTAACAAACACAAATAAAGTGGCAGATATGATTGGTGATGTTAAGCCGATTAAAGATGATCTCTATGCACCTAAAATTGAAGGAGCAGATGAAGAAGTCCGTTCCATGAGTTATGATAAAGCCCGTTCAATTTACGGTGAACAACTGCCGAAAATTGTGGAGGACCGTATAGAGAAAGAATTGAAATCAATTATTGGACATGGCTTTGCAGTTATTTATTTAATTTCTTCAAAGTTAGTTAAAAAATCATTAAATGATGGCTATTTAGTAGGTTCTCGTGGATCTGTCGGCTCATCCCTAGTGGCAACGATGACTGATATCACAGAAGTGAATCCTCTGCCTCCTCATTATGTTTGCCCTAAGTGTCAACATTCTCACTTCTTTGATGACGGTTCAGTCGGATCAGGCTTTGACTTACCTGATAAAGATTGCCCAGAGTGTGGAGCTCGCTATAAGAAAGATGGACACGACATACCGTTTGAAACGTTCCTTGGTTTTAAAGGAGACAAAGTTCCAGATATCGATCTAAACTTTTCAGGGGAATATCAACCGAAAGCCCATAACTATACAAAAGTTCTCTTTGGCGAAGATAATGTTTATCGTGCTGGAACAATAGGTACAGTTGCTGAGAAAACGGCTTACGGATATGTAAAGGGATATGCAGGTGATCACAATTTAACAATTCGTGGTGCAGAGATTGACCGATTAGTAGCCGGATGTACGGGTGTTAAACGTACAACAGGACAGCATCCAGGAGGAATTATTGTTGTCCCGGATTATATGGATGTGTTTGATTTTACACCGATTCAGTTTCCTGCAGATGATAAAACATCAGAATGGAAGACAACTCACTTTGATTTCCACTCCATTCATGACAACTTATTAAAATTAGACATATTGGGTCACGATGATCCGACAGTAATTAGAATGCTGCAAGATTTAAGTGGCATTGATCCAAAAACGATTCCAACTGATGATCCTGAGGTTATGCAAATATTTGCTAATACCTCATCTCTTGGTGTCACAGAAGAGCAAATTATGTGTAAGACAGGTACACTTGGAATACCGGAATTCGGTACAAGATTTGTACGACAAATGTTAGAGGACACAAAACCGACAACGTTCTCTGAGTTAGTTCAGATTTCAGGTCTATCACATGGAACAGATGTATGGCTGGGGAATGCTTCAGAATTAATTGCGAACGGTACGTGTACGTTAAGTGAAGTTATCGGTTGTCGTGATGACATTATGGTCTATTTAATATATAAAGGGTTGGAACCTTCTCTAGCTTTTAAAATTATGGAAAATGTTCGTAAGGGCAAAGGGTTGCCTGATGAGTGGATAGAGGAAATGAAAAGCAACAATGTCCCTGATTGGTATATTGATTCTTGCTTGAAAATAAAATATATGTTCCCTAAAGCTCATGCTGCCGCGTATGTCTTAATGGCTGTGCGTATTGCTTACTTTAAGGTTCATCATCCAATTTTATATTACGCAGCATACTTTACAGTTAGAGCAGATGATTTTGATGTAGAAGCAATGGTTAGAGGCTCTACAGCGTTGAAATCAAAGATCGAAGAAATTAACGCAAAAGGTCTGGATGCATCGACGAAAGAAAAGAATCTATTAACAGTGTTAGAGATTGCTCTTGAAATGTGTGAAAGAGGATATTCTTTTCAAAAGGTAGATCTTTATCGATCTAGTGCAACTGACTTTATTGTAGAGGGAAATACGTTGATTCCACCATTTAATGCAATTCCTGGACTAGGAACAAACGCTGCATTAAATATCGTGAAAGCAAGAGAACGTGGTGAGTTTTTATCAAAAGAAGACCTTCAACAACGAAGCAAAATTTCTAAAACAATTTTAGAATATTTAGATAGCCAAGGCTGTTTAGAATCACTTCCTGAGCAAAATCAGTTATCGTTATTTTAA
- the infB gene encoding translation initiation factor IF-2 gives MSKMRVYEYAKKQNISSKEVINILKELNVEVSNHMATIEDDMVQKLDERFTKKEQKPEKTEEKKATTAVKQQPQVKGKAYSEDEEDEVVVNNAPAKKKGANKRKEKDNKKSNDNAAFKKNKHKKGNVGKQQAQSKVTELPDKITYTGSLTVAELAAKLGKEPSEIIKKLFMLGVMATINQDLDNDTIELIASDYGVEVEEEIVYEETEFEGYDIEDKPEDLQVRPPIVTIMGHVDHGKTTLLDSIRNTKVTEGEAGGITQHIGAYQVVVNDKKVTFLDTPGHAAFTTMRARGAQVTDITILVVAADDGVMPQTVEAINHAKAAGVPIIVAVNKMDKPSANPDRVMQELTDRGLVPEAWGGDTIFVPVSALKGEGIDELLEMIILVSEVEEWKANPKRFATGTVVEAQLDKGRGPVATLLVQNGTLRVGDPIVVGNAFGRVRAMVNDLGRRVKEAGPSTPVEVTGLNEVPLAGDQFMVFADEKTARSVGEARMQKQVAEQRGDKAKLSLDDLFEQIKQGDIKDINIIVKADVQGSVEALAASLQKIDVEGVRVKIIHTGVGAITESDIILASASNAIVIGFNVRPDVNAKRTAEQEDVDIRLHRIIYNAIEEIESAMKGMLDPEYEEKVIGQAEVRTTFKVSKVGTIAGCMVTDGKISRDSGVRLIREGIVIFEGQLDTLKRFKDDVKEVAQGYECGITIEKYNDIKEGDIIEAYVMQEIER, from the coding sequence ATGAGTAAAATGCGTGTTTATGAATATGCAAAGAAACAAAACATTTCAAGTAAAGAAGTGATTAATATATTAAAAGAACTGAACGTGGAAGTGTCAAATCATATGGCAACAATAGAGGACGATATGGTACAGAAATTAGATGAGCGCTTCACAAAGAAAGAACAGAAGCCTGAAAAAACAGAAGAGAAAAAGGCTACAACTGCGGTAAAGCAACAACCACAGGTAAAAGGAAAAGCTTATAGTGAAGACGAAGAAGATGAAGTTGTTGTAAATAATGCTCCCGCAAAGAAAAAAGGTGCAAACAAGCGTAAAGAAAAAGACAACAAAAAGTCTAACGATAATGCAGCTTTTAAGAAGAATAAGCATAAAAAAGGTAATGTTGGAAAGCAACAAGCGCAATCAAAAGTTACCGAGTTACCAGACAAGATTACGTATACTGGTTCGTTAACAGTTGCAGAACTAGCAGCTAAGCTTGGAAAAGAACCTTCTGAAATTATTAAGAAGCTGTTCATGCTTGGAGTAATGGCAACCATTAACCAAGATCTTGACAATGATACAATAGAATTAATTGCATCTGATTACGGTGTAGAAGTTGAAGAAGAGATTGTGTATGAAGAAACAGAATTTGAAGGCTATGATATTGAAGATAAGCCAGAGGATCTGCAAGTTCGTCCACCAATTGTTACAATCATGGGTCACGTTGACCATGGTAAAACGACTTTGCTTGATTCAATTCGTAACACAAAGGTTACAGAAGGCGAAGCGGGAGGTATCACGCAGCATATCGGTGCTTACCAAGTTGTCGTAAATGATAAAAAGGTTACATTCCTTGATACTCCTGGACATGCTGCTTTTACAACGATGCGTGCTCGTGGAGCGCAAGTTACTGATATCACAATACTGGTTGTTGCAGCTGATGACGGTGTTATGCCGCAAACAGTTGAAGCAATCAATCATGCAAAAGCTGCAGGGGTACCAATTATTGTTGCTGTGAATAAGATGGATAAACCATCTGCAAACCCTGATCGTGTTATGCAGGAGCTAACAGATCGTGGATTAGTACCAGAAGCTTGGGGTGGAGATACAATTTTCGTTCCTGTTTCAGCACTGAAAGGTGAAGGTATTGATGAACTACTGGAAATGATTATTTTAGTAAGTGAAGTAGAAGAATGGAAAGCTAATCCTAAGCGCTTTGCAACAGGTACTGTTGTAGAGGCTCAGCTAGATAAAGGACGCGGTCCAGTTGCAACTCTACTCGTTCAAAATGGTACTTTACGAGTAGGAGATCCGATCGTAGTTGGAAATGCATTTGGTCGTGTTCGTGCGATGGTTAATGATTTAGGAAGACGTGTAAAAGAAGCAGGTCCATCTACTCCAGTAGAGGTAACGGGATTAAATGAGGTTCCGCTTGCGGGAGATCAATTTATGGTATTTGCTGATGAAAAAACTGCACGTTCTGTTGGAGAAGCGCGTATGCAAAAGCAAGTCGCAGAACAACGCGGAGATAAAGCAAAGTTAAGTTTAGATGATCTATTTGAACAAATTAAACAAGGTGATATTAAGGATATTAATATCATTGTAAAAGCTGACGTACAAGGATCTGTTGAAGCACTTGCCGCATCCCTTCAGAAGATTGATGTTGAAGGTGTGCGTGTGAAGATTATCCACACTGGTGTTGGGGCTATAACGGAATCTGATATTATTCTTGCTTCTGCTTCAAACGCAATTGTAATCGGATTTAACGTTCGACCAGATGTGAATGCAAAGCGTACAGCTGAACAAGAAGATGTAGATATTCGTCTTCACAGAATTATCTACAACGCTATTGAAGAAATAGAATCAGCGATGAAGGGAATGCTTGATCCTGAGTACGAAGAGAAAGTAATCGGTCAGGCAGAGGTTCGTACAACATTTAAAGTTTCAAAAGTTGGAACAATCGCTGGTTGTATGGTAACAGATGGGAAAATTAGCCGTGACAGTGGAGTACGACTAATTCGTGAAGGAATTGTAATCTTCGAAGGTCAACTTGACACGTTAAAGCGCTTCAAGGATGATGTGAAAGAAGTTGCCCAAGGTTATGAGTGTGGTATTACAATTGAAAAGTACAATGATATTAAAGAAGGAGATATCATTGAGGCTTACGTAATGCAGGAAATTGAAAGATAA